The genome window GGAAGGCTCAAATCATAAAGGCAGAGAACCTCCCAACGCAGCAATTCATCATCGGATCATCCATGCTTCTAGTCAAACATATTACTGAAGGAAGAGCAACCCAATTTGAAGTATGTTCACAAGATTTATCAAAGGGATAAATATGAGCGAGATGATTTTTGTTTCGAATAGAGGatgtaaattaaatatatattgaaTTGAACCTTAAATATTAGATGCCTTCAAATTGTGCTTCTGCTTTGTGCTTCAAATCTTTCGATTTAGAATCTTCGTTTTTCCACTTCTTTTTCACATTTCTTTAAATGCACTCTTAATCGTCTTGCACTtgtattttcagatatatttatttttaaattgggGTCTCAATACTTCatatatattttctaatattttttccaGGGCAAATTATGTCTAATTGTCAATAAAATTTAGATGTAGCGATGTTATGGAAACTTATGCTCGTGTACACTATACATAATGGATGATTCAACTTTAGGATGTGGAAATTGATTGATATTGGCATATAAAAAACTATATAGTAGTATTGAAGCATATGATATTTCTGTCCTGCTAAATCTTTTCATGATGATATGCTATTTATTCTGATATGCTTTGGAGCACCTATAGTCCATGCATAATCTGGTCATTAATCATAGGACCACTGGCATCCTGTCATGGACAAAGAATGTAATTGTTTTTTTGGTTATCCTACCTGCTCATGTCTACACATACAAGGACTAGATATGCTACTTCAATTttttcttcaatttctattttcaacATGTCTTAAAGGTTTTGTTAAGCATGATGGAATAGTGTGAGCAGTGCAATCAAACATCAGCATGCACTTGAGTCATAGAGATCTTACAACTTGATGAGGATAAAGTACCAAGTTCTATTGCAAAAGTGATAACTGCCTaccaacatatttttatttattatatgaatTGATCAAAATCTTAGTTGGATATATCAACCTTCACTAGGGAGGAAGAATTAAAGCATGTATTTTGGTTCTTCATTctaaaatgtgtgtgtgtgtgtgtgtgtgtgtgtgtatatatatatatatatatatatatatatatataagggattCGAAATTTTACTTCTTTCTTTATGGTCTTGTGggtttttgaaatattttttcttgatgcaTATTCAGGTTTCCTTGAATTTCTCTACTAGTCATCtgatatgcaagtttctttgATTGCAGTACATAGAAGAAAATGGTTCCTACATCCATTTTGAGTACATCATAAGGCTGGTTCATTGCTTACCTTCTCTTTTTATGTCTTTGTACAATCCATCACATACATTCTCGTTTAATATTTTCtgtattttttcttaaatttagtgAATTTGTTCACGGATGATGTTATTTCTCTTTTGGATGGGGATAAGGCCAAATGCAAGTAATTTTGATCAGTGTTTAAAAGAATAGTATGTAATATTGTCAACACAGTTGTTTCTTCCAAAAGAGTTGCTTGTTTTGTCTTTAAAGTCTTTCAGGTTGAataatgagattttttttgttGACAAGTTGATTCGCCTTGCTTGTATATCTTAGATACATGTAGGTCTTCGGAAGAAGATCTTGGAAATTGTTGAGGTAGAAATATTGATTCACTTGATTGATACCTGCATTTCTGCATATGCCTGGAGTGAAATAATGGACCACTTTAATGTATAGTTAGTTCTTAGCTATTTTCTGAATTGTGAACTGCAAACTATAGCGAGTCTTAATCTGTTGGGGCAAGGTGTATTTTCTACTGGATATGATGGTCAAGAAGAAGACAGatgaagcaatcatttttgttgtTAGCTGCCAGCCTAAGAGCCTTGAACATGGGGGTACTCTGGTTGATCAAGAAGTTGAAATTTCATAAAAAATACCAGACAATTCTTTGATGTTGAAATCTATTTTATGCAATCCGGATTTAAGAAAATATTGTGATTTTGATGAAGTTATAGAAGCTTGATTCACTACTTCATTTTAtcctcatcatcctctcttgtcgtTATACTTGTCACCTGtttcattatattataaaaaatatatttataatgccatctaaatatattataattttaatatgtatgttttttttatttaccTTTTTAATGTAAATATTAAAAACAGATTCGATTAGTTGATCACCATCGAGTAACCCAAGACTTATGTGATGTTCGATCGTGTTATCATGACTATGATGTTGAGTTTGTGGAGCTTTTGTGCTTTTATTCTTTGCAGGTCATATAATTTTGCTTGTATTTGATGGCGAGCTTTGGTGCAAAAGTAAGGTTAGTCATTTGCAACCTGGTTGTGGTTGATTTGATTTGAGCATGAATCAAAATGGGGTGATTCGGTTTATCTTTtgaaacaattttttttcttttaaagccCGGATGCCTTTGGGACTCACTGAGCTGtctttctctcccttttttgTCTTAGATTTGCTTAGTTTGTCTCCATAAGATATGTTGTGCCATGATGTTGGTCGAGATCAAGCTGCAGACGAGCCTCTTTTACGGACTGTGTTGCATAGCTAtatagtcatatgcaacttaattATTTTGCCTTGACTGCTCTTGTTTGTCTCATAACAAGTCATGATGAGATTGTTTAGCCCTCGTAAAACAAATTACTATTTGTTATACGTGACAAAACCAAGATGCAATTTTATTTGTTCTTACATTTCATATATGTAATTGACGTTCTTTTGTTTCAGCCACCTAGATATTCCAAAGGTGCTCGTTACCCTCTGCATTTGTTTCTCTAGTTTAATTACTCGCTGTCAAATGGATTATTCGTTCCGATGTTTATCTTACTTTATCTGATATTGTGTAACCatcaaaatcctttttttttttgggatgagGATGCCCTGTTGATGGTACCATCCTatctttaccttttttttttttttatgttttgctCACAAGTTCATCATCTGGATGGTGTTCTTCATAAGATTAACTCAAATAGTTAGGAGATAAGATTTAATGGGATATCTTTTGACTAATATAAATAGGTTTTCTTGGATGAATGGAAAGCACTACAAATTAgaaatattctttaattttttactattttctttcttttcattcaaattttaAGAGCGCATGCATGCATAGCAGTTCTTTTTCCTACATTTAGATTTTTCTGCACCGCACCCAATTTTCCTACATTTAGGACTTCCCAGTGCTGATTTGTTCTTCTTTTATTAGCTAATGTTTTTTCTCCTCTAATTTGTCAACTGAATTACTATTGAATAAAAAATTTAGTGGAATAACTAAGACCATGTTATTTCTTTTTCCAATGTGATTATTAAGGAGGAAGATTATGGAGCTTGTGCGACACTTTCATTTTTgtgcattttattttattaacttaaCAATTTGTCTTTATGTAATTGTGACCCCTTGCATGATGTAGGAGAGTACCGAAGAATGAAGACATGTAAATCTCTTTTCTATGTTTCATGCCGGTTGCATTGTTTTTTATTTTCGATATGACAGGGAGCTTTTTTATTGTATTATCTTTGAATAATAATgtggattttttattattaaaagttttggtattattttaaaattattaaatattgaTATGTTGTTAAGaaaattattattgataatatatatatatatattttttttttgttgatagtCTGTCGCTAATGTAATTGTCGCTCATATTGTTTTCGTCTAAATACGCATTAGTAACAAATTCAAGTAATTGtcactaattttttttatcaaacattttagtgATAGGCAAATTATCATCACTCTTTTTGTTTAATCAGAAATCGCCAAGTTGTCACTAAAACTTTTCGTCAAGACATTTAGTCACAGAATTATTCATCACCAAATAGTATGGACGAAATATTATTTCATCAGTTTATTTCATTTTAGTGACAGAATTTTAATAGAATAAGCTATCATTAAAATCCATAATTTAGTGACAATAGTGTCTTTTCAAGACACAAAAACTTTTAACCATGGGACCTCATAACATTACTAATTCTTTTAGTgatatacttttttattttttgatgataacTTTTGTTggttactgattttttttttttttccttgtagaGCATGTCCTTTTTGCTTTAACAAGAAAGGAATAACGCTAATGTGTGGGCTGCAGTTCACAACAATGGAGAGCCATGGGATCTTCCAATAGCAGCAAGTTTATGAGATACCACGTGAATAACGCTAGGGATACGACTGAGAGAACGAACGTTCAAACCTCTATTGCGACGGGCAAGAATTTGTCTACGCTTGCCATGTTAATGTCAACTTTTCTGCAGCATTTTCTTTTCCACATTAATCATAGTAAAAAAACGTGTTCCTCGTGTGACTTAGTAATTCCAGTAACACGTTTTGTGCTCATGCTGACGTACTTCTTCTGATCATACAATACATGGGAGGAAGAAGAGTGACCCCATGTCCGACTGGCTGAAGCCGACGGTATATCAATTGTGGCGGTAAGTGCTGCACCACAACACGAGAAATCACGGTCTATATATATGTTTTGGCCCTGTGGCTTGGAGCTCAGCGGCTGCCAAGCACGAGAAGCTCTTAAAAGACAGAGATAAGAAGATGGTCATCAAGGTAGAGCAAGCCCTTCACATGGTTGGAGGAGCCGGAGAAACCAGCTATGCCACTAATTCCAGACTTCAAGTTAGTCGTCTTCCTCGAAGTAGTGTTGTTAGTTTAATCAATCTTCGGTTTACTGAGTTGCTTACTGTGTTTGTATTCAGGAGAAAGCGCTTTATAGAACAAAGCCCATATTGGAGACCGCCATAGCTGAGCTGTACCAGACGCTGCTCCCTGAGAGGATGGTCGTCATCGACCTCGGTTGTTCGTCGGGTCCGAACACCTTTCTTGTGGTCTCTGAGGTGCTTGGCATCGTCGGTGACCTATGTCGAAGGCTGGAACAGAAGCCACCGGAGATCCAGTTCTTCTTGAACGACCTCCCGGGAAATGACTTCAATAATGTCTTCCGGTCTTTGGAAAGATACgagaagaagatggaggaggagaagggggaccTGCTCGTGCCTCATTACGTTGTGGGCATGCCCGGCTCCTTCTACGGGAGGCTTTTCCCGCGTAACACTGTTCACATCTTCCACTCTAACTACTGTCTCATGTGGCTCTCTCAGGTCGATCACGACTGTGCTTTCTCACGTCCTGCGTGCGGTGTTGCACTGTGTTGATGTTCTACTACTGATCATGAACTATGTGTCTTAGGTTCCACAAGGTCTCGAGAGTGAGAAGGGTGTTCCGCTGAACAAGGGCAACATCTATATTGCGGAGAACAGCCCACCCCAGGTCGTGAAAGCATACCAAGAACAACACCGGAGGGACTTCTCCACGTTTCTCAAATCTCGTTACGTAGAACTAAGCATCGGAGGGGGAATGGTATTAACATTCCTAGGTAGAAAAAGCAAACACCCAGCCACTGGCGAGTTAAGTTCTCTATATGGACTACTCGCAGAGGCCCTTAACGAAATGGTCTCGCAGGTACGTATACCTCCAATCTTCAACTCGAACTCCTCAGCGTCGTCAAATCCGATCTTTTCTGTCCCACTA of Musa acuminata AAA Group cultivar baxijiao chromosome BXJ1-7, Cavendish_Baxijiao_AAA, whole genome shotgun sequence contains these proteins:
- the LOC135679248 gene encoding anthranilate O-methyltransferase 3-like — translated: MVIKVEQALHMVGGAGETSYATNSRLQEKALYRTKPILETAIAELYQTLLPERMVVIDLGCSSGPNTFLVVSEVLGIVGDLCRRLEQKPPEIQFFLNDLPGNDFNNVFRSLERYEKKMEEEKGDLLVPHYVVGMPGSFYGRLFPRNTVHIFHSNYCLMWLSQVPQGLESEKGVPLNKGNIYIAENSPPQVVKAYQEQHRRDFSTFLKSRYVELSIGGGMVLTFLGRKSKHPATGELSSLYGLLAEALNEMVSQGIVSEDKLDAFNLPIYTPSMQEVKAVIHDEGLFDLEQAQIFECNWDPFDDTDDDDIVFDNVLNGKNVAKCVRAVSESLIAHHFGDAILDELFSRYADKVARHLLKEKTKHTVMVIALKKKA